A genomic window from Ilyobacter polytropus DSM 2926 includes:
- a CDS encoding oxaloacetate decarboxylase subunit alpha: MKKLKITETALRDGHQSLIATRLTTEEILPILEKMDQVGYYSMEVWGGATFDACIRFLNEDPWERLREMRARVKNTKLQMLLRGQNLLGYRHYADDVVEKFVEKSIKNGIDIIRVFDALNDYRNLETTIKSIIKYNGHCQGCIAYTTSEIHTVDYYVGKVQELEKLGAHSICIKDMAGILLPDIAYELITKMKEVSKLSIELHTHCTTGIASMLYMKAIEAGVDIIDTGISSFSGGTAQPATEVFVQVLKGSERDPKLNLDILAEVADYFKPIKEKYRAEGILNPKVMDVEPKTLAYQVPGGMLSNLLSQLEGQGAADKYDEVLAEVPRVRKDLGYPPLVTPLSQMVGTQAVFNILVGERYKFIPKEIKDYVRGKYGQSPAPISKEIKEKIIGNEASITHRPADDIAPEFEKLKAEIGHLADSDEDILMYALFPENSKKFLEERFEEEIEEREYMMTVAI, from the coding sequence TTGAAAAAATTAAAAATAACAGAAACGGCACTGAGAGACGGACATCAGTCCCTGATAGCAACAAGATTGACGACTGAAGAGATTCTTCCTATCCTGGAAAAAATGGACCAGGTTGGGTATTACTCGATGGAGGTCTGGGGAGGAGCCACCTTTGATGCATGTATAAGATTTCTCAACGAAGACCCTTGGGAAAGACTGAGAGAGATGAGAGCAAGGGTAAAAAATACAAAGCTTCAAATGCTTCTTCGTGGTCAGAACTTATTGGGATACAGACATTATGCAGATGATGTGGTAGAAAAATTTGTGGAAAAATCTATAAAAAATGGGATAGATATCATAAGAGTTTTTGATGCTCTGAATGATTACAGAAACTTGGAAACTACAATAAAATCAATCATAAAATATAACGGTCACTGCCAGGGATGTATCGCATATACAACAAGTGAAATTCACACAGTGGACTACTATGTTGGGAAAGTACAGGAGCTGGAAAAACTAGGAGCCCACTCTATCTGTATAAAGGATATGGCGGGGATACTTCTTCCTGATATAGCTTATGAGCTTATCACGAAAATGAAAGAGGTATCAAAACTTTCTATAGAACTTCACACTCACTGTACCACAGGGATAGCATCTATGCTTTATATGAAGGCCATAGAGGCTGGAGTGGACATAATAGATACAGGCATATCTTCATTTTCAGGAGGGACAGCCCAGCCAGCAACAGAGGTATTCGTACAAGTATTAAAGGGAAGCGAAAGAGACCCTAAGCTAAACCTGGATATTCTCGCAGAGGTAGCAGATTACTTTAAACCTATAAAAGAAAAATACAGAGCTGAAGGAATATTGAACCCTAAGGTGATGGACGTAGAACCTAAGACTCTTGCGTATCAGGTTCCAGGAGGAATGCTTTCAAACCTCCTTTCACAGCTTGAAGGACAGGGGGCGGCAGATAAATATGATGAGGTACTTGCAGAAGTACCGAGAGTAAGAAAAGACCTTGGATACCCTCCACTGGTTACTCCGCTTTCTCAGATGGTAGGGACACAAGCGGTATTCAATATACTAGTAGGGGAAAGATATAAATTCATACCAAAAGAGATAAAAGATTATGTAAGAGGAAAATACGGGCAGTCTCCTGCACCTATAAGTAAAGAGATAAAAGAGAAGATCATAGGTAATGAGGCATCGATAACTCATAGGCCAGCAGACGACATTGCTCCGGAATTTGAGAAGCTTAAGGCTGAGATCGGACACCTTGCAGACTCTGATGAGGATATACTTATGTACGCGCTTTTCCCGGAAAATTCTAAAAAGTTTTTAGAGGAGAGATTTGAAGAGGAGATAGAGGAAAGAGAATATATGATGACAGTAGCAATTTAA
- a CDS encoding DUF1904 family protein — protein MPKILCQNIKEETISEVSKDLTLELADILGIPKERISFIVPSCEEFIIKEGEKSKAPHYIKITWRERPEDLMQAVAKSIKAHFSKAGVDNSPIYFENIFKKIK, from the coding sequence ATGCCAAAGATACTATGTCAAAATATTAAAGAAGAAACAATCTCGGAAGTGAGCAAAGATCTTACTTTGGAACTTGCAGATATTTTAGGGATACCTAAAGAAAGAATCTCTTTTATTGTTCCCAGCTGTGAAGAGTTCATTATAAAAGAGGGGGAGAAATCAAAAGCTCCACATTATATTAAGATTACGTGGAGAGAAAGACCTGAAGATTTGATGCAGGCTGTGGCAAAATCTATAAAGGCACATTTTTCAAAAGCAGGAGTAGATAATTCCCCAATTTATTTTGAAAATATCTTTAAAAAAATAAAATAA
- a CDS encoding aldolase/citrate lyase family protein, with amino-acid sequence MREIENSMVETLIKLREEFGASCLKMSFETENLGMFELLKVKDIANRAGVDLLMKLGGCEALADIEVAKNIGSSIVLGPMIESRFALEKYLQMCEKVFKGYDDVKFLINIETIESCKNIEDILAASNVDKLEGIVVGRTDLCRSLNNGGKVNSEEVLSIVKELFEKTKKYGVRCMLGGGISPESMDFFDGLGNLLDGFETRKVVFKDAEKPKKDLKKCLDLALEAELNWYELKKNYYSQRFTEDDKKIQEMKLALRK; translated from the coding sequence ATGAGAGAAATAGAAAATTCTATGGTGGAGACATTAATAAAACTCAGAGAAGAATTTGGTGCGAGTTGCCTGAAGATGTCTTTTGAAACAGAAAATCTTGGGATGTTTGAACTTTTAAAAGTGAAAGATATCGCCAACAGAGCCGGAGTTGACCTTCTTATGAAACTAGGTGGATGCGAAGCTCTTGCTGATATAGAGGTAGCTAAAAATATAGGGTCATCTATTGTACTAGGACCAATGATCGAATCAAGATTTGCACTGGAAAAATATCTTCAAATGTGTGAAAAAGTTTTCAAGGGATACGATGATGTCAAATTTCTTATTAATATAGAGACAATAGAGTCATGTAAAAATATTGAAGATATTTTGGCTGCGAGCAACGTAGATAAACTTGAAGGTATAGTAGTAGGTAGAACAGATCTTTGCAGGTCCCTTAATAATGGAGGAAAGGTAAATTCAGAAGAGGTACTTTCCATAGTGAAAGAACTTTTTGAAAAAACTAAAAAATATGGTGTTAGATGCATGTTAGGCGGAGGAATATCGCCAGAATCAATGGATTTCTTCGACGGTCTAGGAAACCTATTAGATGGATTTGAGACAAGAAAAGTAGTGTTTAAAGATGCAGAAAAACCAAAAAAAGACCTCAAAAAATGTTTGGACTTGGCGCTGGAAGCAGAACTTAATTGGTATGAGCTCAAGAAAAATTATTATAGTCAAAGATTCACTGAAGATGATAAGAAAATACAAGAGATGAAATTAGCTCTAAGGAAATAG
- a CDS encoding aspartate/glutamate racemase family protein: protein MKIALIHTTVNSMSPIIKAFNKIDATIELMNFLDEGLMSDLKKNSPIEFFMLKRIITMAENAEKSGADGILLACSAFSPYVDVIKDFVNIPLLSADMAMLEKVVSMGGKIGVLTTIEAARSTTLQLIKELGDKNKTTVEVEGEIVYNAFDELKNGNKNQHDRLIQNKIKEFSSKYDVIVLAQMSMNGALESLDPCNKPIFSSPEISARKILEEIKEERVK, encoded by the coding sequence ATGAAAATAGCTTTGATTCATACAACAGTAAATTCAATGTCACCTATAATAAAGGCCTTTAATAAAATTGACGCCACCATAGAATTAATGAATTTTCTTGACGAGGGATTAATGTCGGACCTTAAAAAGAATAGCCCTATAGAATTTTTTATGCTAAAAAGAATCATCACAATGGCAGAAAATGCTGAAAAAAGCGGGGCTGACGGAATACTCTTGGCATGTTCGGCTTTTTCTCCCTACGTGGATGTTATAAAAGACTTTGTAAACATCCCTTTACTAAGTGCCGATATGGCTATGCTAGAAAAAGTTGTAAGTATGGGAGGCAAGATAGGAGTTTTGACTACTATTGAAGCAGCGAGGTCTACAACATTACAGCTTATAAAAGAACTAGGAGATAAAAATAAAACCACCGTGGAAGTAGAAGGAGAAATTGTTTACAATGCCTTTGATGAGCTAAAAAACGGCAATAAGAACCAGCACGACAGATTAATTCAAAATAAAATCAAGGAGTTTTCTTCTAAATATGATGTGATCGTCCTGGCTCAGATGTCTATGAACGGCGCCTTGGAAAGCCTTGATCCGTGCAATAAACCTATATTTTCAAGCCCCGAAATAAGTGCCCGAAAAATATTAGAAGAGATTAAGGAGGAAAGAGTAAAATGA
- a CDS encoding sulfite exporter TauE/SafE family protein produces the protein MIYFFLAIGALIAGIVTAMAGGGGIFIITFLMMLEIPIKIVIGTNRVSACLDNATSSYNYYKKGKLDTEFFKYAIIPAFLGTVIGSKLLVLLNAKIVERLIPMILLALVIRMFVNKKAGLENEFEGFTRKNIIKGIIVTFLMGIYMGFFGLAIGNFFTLALVYVLKFDFLKAVATVKPINFFMGLVSVVIYAMEGIIDWKIAIFVTAFRVIGSKLGSNYASEKGAKAVKPIFLLLCVFTVFKEYFL, from the coding sequence ATGATTTATTTTTTTCTGGCTATAGGGGCACTTATAGCAGGAATAGTTACGGCCATGGCCGGTGGCGGTGGGATTTTTATTATAACTTTTCTGATGATGTTGGAAATTCCAATTAAAATAGTTATTGGTACAAACAGAGTCAGTGCATGCCTTGATAATGCTACAAGTTCATACAACTATTATAAGAAAGGGAAATTGGACACAGAATTTTTTAAGTATGCGATTATACCTGCTTTTTTGGGAACGGTTATCGGATCTAAACTATTGGTATTATTGAATGCTAAAATTGTAGAAAGATTAATCCCAATGATATTATTGGCATTGGTTATAAGGATGTTTGTTAATAAAAAAGCCGGCCTAGAAAATGAGTTTGAAGGGTTCACCAGAAAAAATATAATAAAAGGAATTATTGTTACATTTTTAATGGGGATATACATGGGTTTTTTTGGACTAGCAATAGGCAACTTTTTTACACTGGCCTTGGTTTATGTTTTGAAATTTGATTTTTTAAAAGCGGTAGCCACAGTAAAACCAATTAATTTTTTTATGGGCCTTGTCTCTGTAGTCATCTATGCAATGGAAGGTATTATTGATTGGAAAATTGCTATATTTGTAACTGCTTTCAGGGTGATCGGGAGTAAATTGGGAAGTAATTACGCCAGTGAAAAAGGTGCAAAGGCTGTGAAACCTATTTTTTTACTTTTATGTGTATTCACTGTTTTTAAAGAATATTTTTTGTAG
- a CDS encoding isocitrate/isopropylmalate dehydrogenase family protein produces MKNYKLGALYGDGIGPEIVKSTVDIMEAAAGKIGIEVEFEKMPLGWEGIEKYNNPVPDVTKEGLTKCDAWLLGPHDSAAYPEEWSSQLNPSGTIRHHFDLYSNARPIKPVPGIKSVVDGMDLVLFRENTEGFMPDRNMFKGRGEFLVTPEIALATGVFTKKATRRIAHEAFKMAMSRRKKLAIVHKANVIQMAYGLFRDTCYEVGREFYPEVEIEDYHIDAMTAHLVRRAKDFDVIVTTNLFGDILSDLAGELSGSLGLAPAINSNETQAMAQAAHGSAPDIGGQNVANPVGMILSGTLLLKWLADKHEDKRMNDMALLIEAAIEKNLTEGVCTRDLGGKESTTSFTQEVINTLKTM; encoded by the coding sequence ATGAAAAATTATAAATTAGGGGCTTTATACGGAGACGGGATCGGACCGGAGATTGTTAAATCAACTGTTGACATTATGGAAGCAGCAGCAGGGAAAATTGGTATAGAGGTAGAATTTGAAAAAATGCCTTTAGGATGGGAAGGTATTGAAAAATATAACAATCCTGTACCTGATGTAACTAAAGAGGGACTTACAAAATGTGATGCATGGTTATTAGGACCACATGATTCGGCTGCATACCCTGAAGAGTGGAGTTCACAGTTAAATCCAAGCGGAACAATAAGACATCATTTTGATCTTTATTCAAATGCAAGGCCGATCAAACCGGTACCTGGAATTAAATCAGTAGTAGACGGAATGGACCTGGTACTTTTCCGTGAAAATACAGAGGGATTTATGCCTGACAGAAACATGTTCAAAGGACGTGGAGAATTCCTTGTAACTCCTGAAATTGCCCTGGCAACTGGAGTATTCACAAAGAAAGCAACAAGAAGAATTGCCCACGAAGCATTTAAAATGGCTATGTCTAGAAGAAAGAAATTGGCTATAGTTCATAAAGCAAACGTTATCCAGATGGCTTACGGATTATTTAGAGATACATGCTATGAAGTTGGAAGAGAATTCTATCCAGAGGTAGAGATAGAGGATTACCACATTGATGCAATGACCGCTCACCTCGTGAGAAGAGCAAAAGATTTTGATGTAATTGTTACTACAAACTTATTCGGAGACATCCTTTCTGATTTGGCCGGGGAACTTTCTGGAAGTCTTGGACTTGCCCCTGCAATCAACAGTAACGAAACTCAGGCTATGGCTCAGGCGGCTCACGGATCTGCTCCTGATATCGGAGGACAGAATGTAGCCAACCCTGTGGGAATGATACTATCTGGAACATTACTTTTAAAATGGCTTGCAGACAAGCATGAGGACAAAAGAATGAATGATATGGCCCTTCTTATAGAGGCTGCTATAGAAAAGAATCTTACCGAAGGGGTTTGCACTAGAGACCTCGGAGGAAAAGAATCAACAACAAGTTTCACACAAGAAGTTATAAACACTTTAAAAACAATGTAA
- a CDS encoding 2-methylaconitate cis-trans isomerase PrpF family protein codes for MKKIPTVFMRGGTSKGAVFHERDLPEDRSKWDEIFLKVMGSPDPKQIDGLGGCVSSNNKIAIIKKSERPGVDIDYTVAQVIIDRPQVDYKSNCGNMSSVVGPFAIDEGLVEPKGDITTIHLYNENTNKYLDVDVPIKDGKFDNYGDCSIAGVLGTSAEVKLAFKDPTGAVTESLFPTGNRTDTIDIPGIGEIDLTIIDVSNPLILLRAEDLGFDATELLDEINKKDILEKFETIRGKCAEKIGMVSDWRKAAVETPAIPKIAFLNTPKEYKTLTGELIKTETHDICARVISLNKLHKAYVLTAATATAVAAELDGTVAKEFMKTKVNTGEVTIAHPSGVMKVTPNIQYDGDKVNIIDVAVVRTTRKIMEGHVYIK; via the coding sequence ATGAAAAAAATACCAACGGTCTTCATGAGAGGCGGAACGAGCAAAGGAGCAGTATTTCATGAGAGAGATTTACCAGAAGACAGGTCAAAATGGGATGAAATATTCCTAAAAGTAATGGGAAGCCCGGACCCAAAACAAATTGATGGTCTGGGGGGATGCGTCTCCTCAAACAATAAGATAGCTATTATAAAAAAATCAGAAAGACCCGGTGTTGATATTGATTATACTGTTGCCCAGGTAATAATAGACAGACCTCAGGTAGACTATAAAAGTAATTGTGGGAATATGTCTTCAGTTGTCGGTCCCTTTGCCATTGATGAAGGTCTAGTAGAACCAAAAGGAGATATAACAACAATTCACCTATACAATGAAAATACCAATAAATATCTGGATGTGGACGTCCCGATAAAAGATGGTAAATTTGATAATTACGGTGACTGTTCAATAGCAGGTGTATTAGGAACCAGTGCAGAAGTGAAACTTGCATTCAAAGATCCAACCGGAGCTGTTACAGAGAGTCTTTTTCCAACTGGAAACAGAACTGATACTATAGATATCCCTGGTATAGGGGAAATTGACCTTACAATTATAGATGTTTCCAACCCTTTAATTTTATTGAGAGCTGAAGACCTTGGCTTTGATGCCACAGAACTTTTAGACGAGATCAACAAAAAAGATATTTTAGAAAAATTTGAAACTATAAGAGGAAAATGTGCTGAAAAGATAGGTATGGTCTCAGACTGGAGAAAAGCAGCTGTGGAAACTCCGGCAATACCTAAAATCGCATTTTTAAACACACCTAAAGAATACAAAACACTGACAGGGGAACTAATAAAGACTGAAACACATGATATATGTGCAAGAGTTATATCCCTTAACAAGCTACACAAGGCTTATGTTTTAACAGCAGCAACTGCTACAGCAGTGGCAGCAGAGTTAGATGGAACTGTGGCTAAGGAATTTATGAAAACCAAGGTGAACACCGGGGAGGTCACAATAGCTCATCCAAGTGGTGTTATGAAAGTCACACCGAACATTCAATATGATGGTGATAAAGTAAATATTATAGATGTCGCCGTTGTTAGAACTACAAGAAAGATAATGGAGGGACACGTTTATATAAAATAA
- a CDS encoding four-carbon acid sugar kinase family protein, giving the protein MIGVIADDTTGANDIGIMFRKNGYAVKILTFEEDMVPENNCDVLIIDTDSRLDPLELSRFKVYKSAEILKKAGCEIFHKKTCSVFRGNIGVELDAMMDALKKDFAIISLAFPKNGRTTVHGIHRVNGELLENSNFAKDPVHPMTSSDLVSILSEETNKKVCSIDIEVVRMGAEKLREAIEKVRKNCNYCIIDSETQEDLKIVAEASVGYECLGGSSAIGEELPKFLENKKSQNPVYKLDCDDNNGVLVVSGSLTPQTRAQTAHLKEIGVPTLVLDSRKVFSEDLYEKEKIKIVEKGTALLKEGNDILIMADNDNVIIAETKKRGKALNIDELKISKMVSALLADIAETITKNINLKRLVVAGGDTSGTICRKLGIKGNYVLKEIETGLPSGLAIGREMLIVLKSGSFGKKEFLETSINHLKSL; this is encoded by the coding sequence ATGATAGGAGTAATAGCAGACGACACTACAGGAGCTAATGATATAGGAATAATGTTTAGAAAAAACGGTTATGCAGTTAAAATTTTAACTTTTGAAGAGGATATGGTTCCTGAAAATAACTGTGACGTTCTGATTATAGATACAGACAGCAGGTTAGACCCTTTGGAGTTAAGCAGATTTAAGGTTTATAAATCGGCGGAAATATTAAAAAAAGCAGGATGTGAGATTTTTCATAAAAAGACCTGCTCGGTTTTCAGGGGAAATATAGGGGTTGAGCTAGATGCAATGATGGATGCATTGAAAAAAGATTTTGCAATTATCAGCCTTGCCTTCCCTAAAAACGGGAGAACCACAGTACACGGGATACACAGGGTGAACGGAGAACTTCTGGAAAATTCAAATTTTGCAAAGGACCCGGTGCACCCTATGACAAGCTCTGATCTGGTATCTATACTTTCTGAAGAAACAAATAAGAAGGTATGTAGTATTGATATAGAGGTAGTCAGAATGGGTGCAGAAAAACTGAGAGAAGCCATTGAAAAGGTAAGAAAAAACTGCAACTACTGTATAATAGATAGCGAGACTCAAGAGGACCTGAAAATCGTGGCAGAAGCCTCTGTGGGATATGAATGCCTGGGGGGAAGTTCGGCTATAGGGGAAGAACTACCTAAATTTCTTGAAAATAAAAAGTCACAGAACCCTGTATATAAATTAGACTGTGATGATAATAACGGAGTGTTAGTTGTATCTGGAAGCCTTACTCCACAAACAAGGGCTCAAACAGCACATTTAAAAGAAATAGGAGTGCCTACCTTAGTATTAGATTCTAGAAAAGTTTTTTCAGAAGACCTATATGAAAAGGAAAAAATAAAAATCGTAGAAAAGGGAACAGCTCTTCTAAAAGAAGGAAACGACATCCTTATAATGGCAGATAACGACAACGTAATAATTGCTGAAACTAAAAAACGAGGAAAAGCTCTCAATATAGATGAACTAAAAATCAGCAAAATGGTGTCAGCGTTGCTTGCGGATATAGCAGAAACAATCACCAAAAATATAAATTTAAAAAGGCTTGTTGTGGCAGGGGGAGATACTTCCGGGACTATCTGCAGAAAATTAGGTATCAAAGGAAACTATGTTTTAAAAGAAATTGAAACAGGCCTTCCTTCGGGACTTGCCATAGGAAGAGAGATGTTAATTGTGCTAAAATCTGGGAGTTTTGGCAAAAAAGAATTTTTAGAAACATCTATAAATCATCTTAAATCCTTATGA
- a CDS encoding MATE family efflux transporter: MGKKSVKNLLTGSIPKHLFDLVLPSIGGMFAITIFNLTDTYFVSKLGTNELDAMGFTFPVIMVIGSITGGIGIGSSSVVARALGKNNHHEINRTTTDGIILSIIVVVIISLIGLLTIDPLFSLLGADNTILPLVKDYMSIWYLGVVAVIMPRVCDSSMRALGDMKRPLIVMLVCALTNLILDPIFIFGYFGIPALGIKGAAIATILSRILGMVTTLSFVHFHYKLIDFKYNYKSEIFDSWKKILHVGIPGAIIRLFPQLLRAVLTSLGAKSAGIAGVAAIAAGARIESFSTIISMAVGAALVPIVGQNWGAKKYERVEEVKKLTNKISIVYGFILFVLSLIFTRKIATIFTGDPVVIDLIYAYVNIVMLGSIGLNLYNWTSESLNATGKPKYVLIINGLGTCLIIIPSIYIGFFLGGFPGMLIGISIGQIILGGVSVKIGKKELGMQAV; the protein is encoded by the coding sequence ATGGGTAAAAAAAGTGTGAAAAATCTTTTGACTGGATCTATTCCTAAACACCTCTTTGACCTTGTCCTTCCCTCTATAGGAGGGATGTTTGCCATCACAATTTTCAATTTAACTGATACATATTTTGTATCCAAGTTAGGAACCAATGAACTTGACGCTATGGGATTTACCTTTCCTGTAATAATGGTTATTGGCTCTATTACAGGAGGAATAGGTATAGGTTCCTCTTCCGTAGTGGCGAGAGCTCTGGGAAAAAATAATCACCATGAAATTAATAGAACTACTACCGACGGTATTATTTTGTCAATTATAGTTGTTGTTATTATTTCTCTAATTGGTCTTCTCACAATAGATCCATTATTTTCACTTTTAGGAGCAGATAATACTATCCTACCTCTAGTTAAAGATTATATGTCTATATGGTATCTAGGGGTAGTGGCTGTTATCATGCCGCGAGTGTGTGATTCATCTATGAGAGCCCTAGGAGATATGAAGAGACCTCTTATTGTAATGCTAGTATGTGCTTTGACCAACCTCATATTGGACCCCATCTTTATATTTGGATACTTTGGAATTCCCGCTTTGGGTATAAAAGGGGCCGCTATTGCTACTATTCTTTCAAGAATTTTAGGAATGGTCACCACTCTTTCATTTGTGCATTTTCACTATAAGCTTATCGACTTCAAATACAACTATAAGTCTGAGATATTTGATTCGTGGAAAAAAATCCTTCATGTTGGGATACCAGGAGCTATAATAAGGCTTTTTCCACAGCTGCTTAGAGCTGTCTTGACTAGCCTAGGGGCCAAAAGTGCCGGAATAGCTGGAGTAGCTGCAATTGCAGCTGGTGCCAGAATTGAAAGTTTTTCTACTATTATAAGTATGGCTGTTGGGGCAGCTCTGGTTCCAATTGTAGGTCAAAACTGGGGGGCAAAAAAATACGAGCGAGTAGAGGAAGTAAAAAAATTGACGAATAAAATTTCGATTGTTTACGGGTTTATTCTTTTTGTTCTTTCACTTATTTTTACAAGGAAAATTGCAACTATTTTTACTGGTGATCCTGTAGTTATAGACCTAATCTATGCCTATGTAAATATTGTTATGCTCGGGAGCATAGGCTTAAATCTTTATAACTGGACCAGTGAAAGTCTAAATGCCACTGGTAAACCTAAATATGTACTTATAATAAATGGCCTAGGAACCTGTCTCATTATAATTCCCTCTATTTATATAGGATTTTTTCTAGGGGGGTTCCCAGGTATGCTTATAGGAATTTCTATAGGACAGATTATTTTAGGTGGAGTTTCTGTTAAAATTGGGAAGAAAGAGCTTGGTATGCAAGCAGTATAG
- a CDS encoding isocitrate/isopropylmalate family dehydrogenase, with protein MKIDEIKDHFGDMIEEQLKRIKQIEEDKEITDYSKLDKIVIGIIPGDGIGPIISRQALRVINQLLREEIQNNKIEIRQIEGLTIENRVEKMQSVPTEVFEEIKKCHVLLKGPTVTPSLGDKYPNLPSANSALRRGLDLFCQVRRIEAPDKGIDWTFFRENVEGEYVLGSKGLQVDDILAVDFKILSRANAERLARAAFEFAKKNGKTVVTVITKGNVIKATDGNLIKICQEVAKEYPGIELQGRYVDVTSAKLRVPEFNKNFQVLILPNLYGDIVTDIAVEYLGGIGAAGAANLGNKKAIFEATHGTAPFLVENGRGDYASPTSLLKAVGLMLSHIGFPDKAKSLSEALDICGRKERKIVITSEVKDASAKEYTDYILGKLL; from the coding sequence ATGAAAATAGACGAGATCAAAGATCATTTTGGAGATATGATTGAGGAGCAACTAAAAAGAATCAAGCAAATTGAAGAGGATAAAGAAATAACCGACTATTCGAAGTTAGACAAGATTGTCATAGGTATAATCCCCGGAGACGGCATCGGTCCCATAATATCCCGCCAGGCATTAAGAGTCATCAATCAGCTTCTGAGAGAGGAAATACAAAATAACAAAATTGAAATCAGACAGATTGAAGGCCTGACTATTGAAAACAGAGTCGAAAAGATGCAGAGTGTTCCCACAGAGGTTTTTGAAGAGATCAAAAAGTGCCATGTGCTGTTAAAAGGTCCTACTGTCACTCCCAGTCTAGGAGATAAATATCCCAACTTGCCCAGTGCAAACAGCGCCCTCAGAAGAGGTCTTGATCTTTTCTGTCAGGTGAGAAGAATTGAAGCCCCAGATAAGGGAATAGACTGGACATTCTTCAGGGAAAATGTTGAAGGGGAGTATGTATTGGGTTCAAAGGGACTTCAGGTCGATGATATTCTCGCTGTTGATTTCAAAATATTGTCAAGGGCAAACGCTGAAAGGCTGGCAAGAGCAGCTTTTGAATTTGCCAAAAAAAATGGGAAAACAGTGGTCACTGTTATTACCAAGGGAAACGTAATAAAGGCCACCGATGGAAATTTGATTAAAATATGCCAGGAAGTTGCGAAAGAGTATCCCGGAATTGAGTTACAAGGGAGATACGTAGATGTCACCTCTGCAAAATTGAGAGTACCTGAGTTTAACAAAAACTTTCAGGTGCTCATACTGCCAAATTTATACGGTGATATCGTTACGGACATTGCAGTGGAATATTTAGGTGGGATAGGTGCCGCCGGTGCTGCTAATTTGGGTAATAAAAAAGCTATATTTGAAGCAACCCACGGTACGGCCCCCTTCCTAGTAGAGAACGGTCGTGGTGACTATGCCAGCCCCACAAGTTTATTGAAAGCTGTAGGCCTCATGTTGTCACATATAGGCTTCCCCGACAAAGCCAAATCATTATCAGAAGCATTAGACATCTGCGGGAGAAAGGAAAGAAAAATTGTAATCACAAGCGAGGTAAAAGATGCCTCTGCAAAGGAATATACAGATTACATTTTAGGTAAATTATTATGA